A segment of the Gossypium hirsutum isolate 1008001.06 chromosome D10, Gossypium_hirsutum_v2.1, whole genome shotgun sequence genome:
GCATGTGCCTCTGATTCTGTGCTGTGTGAAGTGAATGTgagatcttttgaatcaacaaAATCGTACAAGAAATTAGATTGATTGGAAATGATAGCGGCAGTACCAGAAAAAGAAGATTCAGGGACATGGTAGGAAGGAGGATATTTAGGAGCTATATCTTGGCGGTCAAATCGTCGGGGTCGTCGATGTCTCCAATTGCCCATCTCTCctccaaaccctaaacccaaaaaaatGTTTTTATGGTTTCAATTAAGGGGGAAGATTAGAAGACAAGCTTTTAGgggataaataaacaaaaaaaggaaTGTTTTTGGAGAAACTAAAAGTGAAAGTGAAAAATGAGAAGGATAGAGATTGTGTTTCTGGAATTTGAGTTTTGAGTTTGAGAGTAAGACGGAGATTTATGGTTCCAGAGCGCGCGACGGGCCGGAGGAATGGAAcggtttattatttattttacgatttttatttatttctttccttaCAAATTACAATACCAAGTACTACCACTATAGGCTACAGCTATGCTTTCTTTCTGAGCGGCTGTTTATTTTTATACttgcatttttataattttatgtaataaatttatataataaaaagtgTGGATTAAACCTTAGTTTAATTGACATTGTTGTAATATATAACATAACCGAAATTTTAATGGGGTTAAATGGCAATCCCAACTTATGATGCCTTTAAACTTAATACTAATGGATGATCGCTTGGTTATCCCAACATCAAAGATGTTGAGTGACATTGTTGTAATATATAGCATAACCGAAATTTTAATGGGGTTAAATGGCAATCCCAACTTATGGTGCCTTTAAACTTAATACTAATGGATGATCGCTTGGTTATCCCAACATCAAAGATGTTGAGTCTAGCATTAAAAATCAAgatggaaattgagttaaaactAGAAAGTCTTATAGACCTATACTAATTGTGGGATATTTAGAGATTGACTCTCCTTAGCACATCAAATGAATATTTCTCACTTGAAGATTGAGGTCAATGTTGAGATTATGATGAAAATCATTAATAATACTTTGTCTAACATGTTTCTCTCCACTTTTGTTAATGAAATTGCAAGTCGCTTGTGTTTAGATTTATTTGCGCCTCATGCctcactcatatatatatatagggaagGAAATTAGTGTGCTGATAGGATGGCTCATTTAGTGAGCATTTTTAAGAGATTAATTCTAGTGTTATGGGCCACAAATTAAACTCCATCACTATTACGCATTGAACGTCTTATAAAGTTCAACTTATTAAATGAGAGTCATTTGGTTCATATGAATTAGCTTGATTCATAGAACCCATAGAGAAGCTTAGGAACTCAACGAAACActccaataaaactaaaattagCAAGGTAATTAATGTAAATTATGAAATGCACCTTTTAGATAAAGAAAAAGGGAATTTGAGTGTACCAACTATGGGTAAATATATATTATCTTCCAATTTAgagattgaatattgaatgtaAGAACTGTAtacaacaaaaaaagaagaagcttattTACACATTTCAGATTGGACTACAAAGAAATGATAGATCAGTAGCTTTGTGAGCTAAACTAGTGGTTCCATAAAAGATTTCGTGTTGTTCACATCTTCCTTTGATTCTGCATACTTTTGTGGTTTAAAAAGCTTCCACATCCCAACCGGATGCCGCCCTTGAATGGCAGCACCTTCAGCAAACCTCCCAAACATCTTCTCGCATTCCGGATATGGTTTGACATACAAATTATAGAATCTAAGCCTACTTGGCTTTATCAAACTCTTCAATCCCACATCAAATTCTAGTGCTCCTTGCGATCTCAAATACTCCACGACATTGTATCGAGGAAGGATCTGTTTGTCGAAATTAGCACCCAAATATTCCGGAACTTCAACTAAGCAACCAACTTTATAATTCATCGTGTTCACCAAGAAGTCTATTTTCTTCTCAATCTCTTCCACTTCATATAAAATCAATCTTGGTTCTTTCCATAGGATCTTAAATGCTTCTCTATGAATTAACCCCTGTTTGCACAAGCAATCAACTCTAAGCTTTACTTCAAACCCAGCTCTAAATTCACCTTCGCTAAAAATCTTGTCTTTAATGGGAGCTCGGCATTTCAAAGTTTTTAACAATCCCAAACACCTTGACATTTCCCCTAATTCCATGCTCAGAACTCTTGAATCTTTTATAATTTCATCCCTAATCATATTTTCACTAAAACCCAGTTCCAAAAACTCATCAAGCAATGGCTTCAACCTATTTTCGACATCAAATCCTAAAACCTCAGGAAACAAATGAAAAACCCTTTCAATCCCATATCTTGAAATCCCAATTCCTTCCAGAAACCCAATCTTTTCACAAAGATCATCTTCCTTCATCATGATTATCCGAGGAAACCTTTCTAAAACCCTAGTCAAAACCCCAccattaaaccctaaatctttcaAAACACCAACACGGTTCAAAAACAAATCCGGGTCGATCCGAAATCGCCTAGAAAGTGCCAAAACATTGCAGATCCCTACTGGGGAAATACCCAAGTTCCCAAATTTGGAAATCCCAATTTGCCATTTCTTCAAAAAGTTCGAATCCAAGACTGCCGGACAGTCAAATAACAAAGAAATAAAGGAAGGCTgaggaattttaaaagataaaagaatGTTCAGAGAGTTCTGGATGTCATGGACATTAGAACGATTAAGTAAAAACTGGTTTTTTGCAAGAAAAGAGTGGAGTTGAGTTGGTGGAAAACCGTACCTTCGAAGGAGATTGGCAAGAGAAATTTGGTTCCTGAATTGGGAAATTTTGGGGGAAACTGTGGAAAAGTATTGGGTTGATGACAACCGGTAGAAAAGACTTGCTTTAGTTAAGGAACTGATAACCATGGCTTTTCCTACCCGAAAAATTCAGTTCttcttttcaaataaaaaacaaataacacATTAAAAGCACAACCCTGAGCTCGAAATCTTTAATATAGTGATACTAGTAAGGATggcaaatttaagttaaaatcaaACTACTAACTAGTAATAAATTGGGAATAACATGTAAACCAATTATCGTACAGGGGATATTTAGGAGCAGTATCTTGGCGGTAAAATCATCGGCGCCGTCTCCAAATGCCAATCTCTCCAAACCCTAACCCCccaccccccccaaaaaaaaaaagcttttacGCTTTCAATTAAGAGGGAGGAGTAGAAGTCCAGCTTTTTGGGGCTAAATAAAAAACCCCAACCTTCAAAATCTGCCAAAATTTCATTGGCATTGAAagatttatttactttaatttattatatatttttagattggAATTGTAAAATTTCTAAGTCATTTTGATTTCATCCTACCTCTTTGATACAGACCATTTTGCGTTACTTTAGCATGTTTAAGACATTTCGAGagttaaacaaatttaaatttaaattgttgaaattgtgCTGGATTGAGTTTAAACTTGATCAGATCAAATTTTTGAGTTCGAGTCTGAATTTGGTTCATAAAAAGATAAACAGAACATGcaaaaacataaacataatatttatatattcattcattcatccatTCTTTCCTTGATGCATTTGCATACatatttattgaatattaaatGGAATTAGCAATATTGTAATAGTAACTAAGATACAGAGAGACAAAACTTGGCACATACGATCAAGATTTAGAAAGAAACTTTACTACCTACCTACACATTTTCAACTATACAAAAAACAAGGGTTTGTGCTAGCATTGATTGATTTACTGATTGATGTGATGAGATAGCATGAATCAAACAAGCCCAGTCCTCAAAATTTGTTTAGAAGATGCTAAAAGATTGTCGAGAACAGGGTTTGGTGACTCACTTTTGCCAATAATCATATCCACTGCTTCGACTAATCCGATAATCGTTTCTTGTTGGAAACGGGAGGCATTATCCTTGTATAAGTTCAACCACACCGACTTTGACAATGCCTGTAACTCACTCGCGGGATGGATGGTAATACATGAAACAGCAGACGCGTAATCGTTTTTCTCCAGCTTCATGCAAAACCTTTCTTTTATCAAAGGCAGAGGAGGAGTTCTTTCGGCCCTATCCATCTCCTCCCAAGTTGTTTCCAATAGCTCCCCctgaataatagtaataatattaacaGCTCTCAATAATCATCTAGAATATAGTATGTTCATGGCAAAGATACCATAAGGCCCCTGTACTAGGAGCCGGATTGTATTTTGCACTCTCTACTCAGAAAATAGGCAAACTAATCACTATACATTAGATTATAGTGCAAATTGGTCATTTATGTTAAAACTTGTAtccatttgtactattaaaaactggcaTGGTTGTCAGAATAATCATACAGTGACATCTGACATGCCACGTGTAACTCATGGTAACATGCATGaactaatttttaacagtagaaatggatgaaatttttaatagaaatatcatattgctccttgatctaatgtatagggcCCATTTTTTCAGTAGAGGGggtaaaatacaatttgactcctagtatagaagtctccatgatacttttaccacaaAGGTTCTTATAAAATACCTTTCCAGCTCGAGCAGCATCTAGTATCATGCGGAGATGACGTTTTGCGTTGAAATGAAATCCATGGCGCAACATCCTTCTATACACATGCTCGAACTCATCCCACCTATTCCGTTGAACACATGCGTCTAACATGATATTGAATGTATAACTATCAGCTACCACTCCATTCAAATCATTACATTTGCTGCTATTTTCATTTGCATCTTTGGACATCTTCTGGAACAGTTCTTTAGCTTCATCAAATAATCCATGATCCAAATAAGCTTTTAGCATGATATTACAAGTGACAAGATTTGGAGAGCAATATTTCTGCATTTGGTTGAAGATGTATGCTCCATTTTCAATGTTTCCACTATCTAGACATGCTTGAATTAAACCAGTATAAGTTACCACCAGTGGTTTGTTAGCAACCTTGCATATTTTCTCAATCTGCAAAAGACAAGCAAATGTTTTAGTTGAGTAACAGATCTCACCTTGACATTTTATTGCATATTCATTGAAGGTAGGTTGAAGGTCAAAAATAGCACTAACTGATAACAAGTAATAGAGTTCACAGGCTTCTATTAAGCAGATATGGCAAAAAAGATCTAAATCTCCTTTTCAGTTCATATGAATTCGAacatattttaaatcatatttgTTGCAAGCAGACCCTGACTTTTTTCAATGGTAAAATTCATAAAGCTCCTAAATAGTCATAAGTAACTTTTTCAAGAATAAATGTGGACAGCCTGAGCTGAACTTACTTCAAATACTAACTTGCATAAAAGGAACCAGttaacaaaatatattaaaattaaaaatatacctGCATCAGTGCTTCCTGGCACCTTCCGGCACTACAAAGACAGCGAGCAAGATCGTAATAAAGAGCAGAAGAACCTACAATTCCTCGTTTTTCCATAACTTGAACAACCGACACAGCCTCATCTATCCTATCTTCCTTCCAAAGGGTATTTACAAGAACTGAAAACAACCCAAAGTCAGCTTCCACAACAGATATGATCTGAACCTTTGGAATTAGACATGAATCAAGATACCTACTGGAACAAAGAGAAAGAAAGATTACATGAATACCTCTATATGTCAAAGCATTCGGTATACAAGACTTATCCATTTTCCTGAAAAACTCATGGACCAAGTTGTATTTGCCACATTCAAACATCACCTGCGCAAAGAAAAACACTTTGTAGTATTTTATCCATATATAAAATCCATTTAACAGCATCATATTACAAATTTCAGCGACATGATAGGCCAAACTTGCAATGATATGATACTAAAGAATATAGTCAAGACATGTCATGTTAGAAACCCTTTCCTGCAATAAAACACTGCTATTCCATACACAATATCTATCCTCGCTAGTAAGAGTTCTTAAGAAAAAGTTGTTTGATGACATTTGATGTTAGTTTCAAGAAACCTCGAAACATTGAAGGTCCTTCACTTGCAACTTAAGAAAAGTACACACTCATCCAACATGCTACCATGATTAGCATTACttcataaataaaatgaaaatacaaaaaCCGGAACCTGGCATGAAAACATGCTTTATAAACACACCTCCATTACAAGTCCATATGTAGTAGTGGAGGGCAGTAGATGCTGTTGCTTTAACTGCTGCAAAACCCAAAATGCCCCCTCCCACTGTTTCCGCCTAGCACAGGCATTTAGGACCTGCAAACACAAGAAAAATATGGACATTCTTTATAAGCACCAATAATCCAGCATAAAGGATCAAACAAAAGATAATAATCAATTTTTAAAGATGATAGTGTTTAGGCATGCTAATATGCATTAATCACCGCATTGTAAACCACAATATCAGGCTCTAATCTTGGGTCCCACTTTCCAAGTGGCCCTGTCTTGAATTTCTTCTTGGGAGGAGACCGCATGCTATCAATAACATCAAAAAGTTCTGTCATATGCCCAGCTTGCCCAAGAGTGACAGCAATGGAATGATAAGCAACTATGTCCGGATATGAAGCCATTTGTTGCTGAATTGGGGGAGAAGAAAAGGACATCAACAAAACCTTTCCCCTTTAAATCAAACTAAAGTTCATTTCATAAGCCATAAAATTGAGAATTGAAGTGTATTACCTGCATTGAACGGAATAAGTTAAGAGCTTCCACAGGTCTCCTTGCTTTCCCAAGTACATCAAGTGCGGTGGTGTAAATATGTCTGCACCATAAGAATATATCTAGTTAAGAAGCATATTCCCAatggttttcttttcttcaaaCTATAAACCACAGGATTCAAAAAACTCAAGCAATGAATTTTTGGGATAGGAACAACTTGTAAAAGTTAAAGGAGAAAGAATGAACAGGTAACACTCCCTGTCCAATAAATAAGAAGTTCCAAGTATTCTTAGGATATAGCATTCTCATGCATCACAATTTGCTTCCTCGTTATTCTTGAACTCTTAGTGATGAAGTTAAAAACAAGAACATAGAACATTtcaaattattctaatatttcaGAACATAAATGCTGAGATCAGAAGTTTATGATTGCATCTTATGAGGAGTTGCCTTGATAGAGGTTACCTAGCGAACTTTATGCAAGTACAAGTTACGCATTAAAAAGAGTAAAATACTACTTAGTGCAGAGAAAGGAAAGGTTAAAATTTCCTCGAGTAGATATAGACATATACATGCCTCCTCTGAATCAAACACGCTCAATCATAACTTTATTGAGTCAAATCTTCTTACAGCATAACTGTTCCTAAGGACATAAGCTCATGTATAAGAGAAAATAAGGGGATTTGGTGAGGAAAAATACCTGAGCCTGTGTGATTTGAAGCGCTCACGCACTTCAAGCCATTCAATGACTTGAAGTACCCGTCTCCAATTCCCTAATTTACCCAATACCTGGATCACCCTTAATATACAATagtctgaaaattttatttttgcacTACGCATCATCTTAGAAAACATCCACTCAGGCATATCAATGTCTGCACCATTCAACCTGTTAAAAATGAACTACCTAAAGAAGAATGAGAACATTATAAAACCTgaccaaaatacaaaatattggaACTCgtaattaaccaaaaaaaagaaatggaaataatCCATAACAAAATAAATTCACTTAGAAATATCCTAGGTACAATAAAAGAACTAGACAATCAAGATTTGGCAATAAGCAATGAAGGTCATATGAGATGTCTTTAGCATGTTTTAACTTCAGATATCAACTTGGAAGATCCTTTCTTTCCTATCAAAACAAAAACTCGATAAATCCATTTAAGCAAATCTTGATAGATGCTCCCTCGTCTAAAGGCTTCTAGTtccatttaaaacattttaatcaaTTCAAACAAACAGGTACTATGATAAACTATAAATGATGGGTGGCAAATAATTCATAAAAAGTTAGCAATGTTCAAAATTAGATAGATGAAAACAAAGGGTGTAGCTTTCACCTAGCAGTGGTTGTAAAATgttaatcataatttcatatcaATAACATCCAAATTCTGAAAGTAAGGAAGGAAATTTGGAGATAAGAAGAAAAAGGAGTATAGAGTACATACGACTTTGCTAATTTTTGAATTCTCTCCTCCATTTCCATCTTTGAAACTCGTGGCTTATTAACAATGTCATTGGATTCTTCAAAGTTCTTGAAGGCAGTTCTTTCAATCTTCAAATCATCATCTTCCCCTTCTTCAACAAACCCCTTTCTGCTTCTAGTTCTTCTTATTCCTTCATTTTTCGAGTTCACTTCATTGTACTTAAAGACTTTAGACATCTTTACTTCCTTAGAAAACCCTCCAAACTTTATCAAATTCACATTATCTTCATAACTCTCTGAATTTGAATCACATTTGCGTCTATTACATAGTAACAAAGTTGTACTTAGAAAACAAAACACAAATAACATtctgaagagaatgaaaagacTAGCAAAACAAATAGATTAAGTACTTACAACTTAGCtgattcttttgttctttcttCTGTTTGAATTCGTGAAACTTGTGGATTATCTCTCAGCGCCTTCACATCATCATCTTCACTTTTTACAAGCAATGCCTTTTTGCTTCTAGCTCTAACAGCTCCTTCACTCTTCATTTTCACATCATTATGTTCAATTTTGGA
Coding sequences within it:
- the LOC107931850 gene encoding pentatricopeptide repeat-containing protein At1g30610, chloroplastic isoform X3, with protein sequence MVMVSAQNRMGIFSFESNRIYTSVSSPKPFPASGFFSCWRPTSRVALWSKNPSKKKRKFALRVVNSGGGVLEKEFEFKPSFDEYLKTMESVREKKQSFKSNRGKSSRNFGENENMSKIEHNDVKMKSEGAVRARSKKALLVKSEDDDVKALRDNPQVSRIQTEERTKESAKFTTLLLCNRRKCDSNSESYEDNVNLIKFGGFSKEVKMSKVFKYNEVNSKNEGIRRTRSRKGFVEEGEDDDLKIERTAFKNFEESNDIVNKPRVSKMEMEERIQKLAKSLNGADIDMPEWMFSKMMRSAKIKFSDYCILRVIQVLGKLGNWRRVLQVIEWLEVRERFKSHRLRHIYTTALDVLGKARRPVEALNLFRSMQVLNACARRKQWEGAFWVLQQLKQQHLLPSTTTYGLVMEVMFECGKYNLVHEFFRKMDKSCIPNALTYRVLVNTLWKEDRIDEAVSVVQVMEKRGIVGSSALYYDLARCLCSAGRCQEALMQIEKICKVANKPLVVTYTGLIQACLDSGNIENGAYIFNQMQKYCSPNLVTCNIMLKAYLDHGLFDEAKELFQKMSKDANENSSKCNDLNGVVADSYTFNIMLDACVQRNRWDEFEHVYRRMLRHGFHFNAKRHLRMILDAARAGKGELLETTWEEMDRAERTPPLPLIKERFCMKLEKNDYASAVSCITIHPASELQALSKSVWLNLYKDNASRFQQETIIGLVEAVDMIIGKSESPNPVLDNLLASSKQILRTGLV
- the LOC107931850 gene encoding pentatricopeptide repeat-containing protein At1g30610, chloroplastic isoform X1, which gives rise to MVMVSAQNRMGIFSFESNRIYTSVSSPKPFPASGFFSCWRPTSRVALWSKNPSKKKRKFALRVVNSGGGVLEKEFEFKPSFDEYLKTMESVREKKQSFKSNRGKSSRNFGENENMSKIEHNDVKMKSEGAVRARSKKALLVKSEDDDVKALRDNPQVSRIQTEERTKESAKFTTLLLCNRRKCDSNSESYEDNVNLIKFGGFSKEVKMSKVFKYNEVNSKNEGIRRTRSRKGFVEEGEDDDLKIERTAFKNFEESNDIVNKPRVSKMEMEERIQKLAKSLNGADIDMPEWMFSKMMRSAKIKFSDYCILRVIQVLGKLGNWRRVLQVIEWLEVRERFKSHRLRHIYTTALDVLGKARRPVEALNLFRSMQQQMASYPDIVAYHSIAVTLGQAGHMTELFDVIDSMRSPPKKKFKTGPLGKWDPRLEPDIVVYNAVLNACARRKQWEGAFWVLQQLKQQHLLPSTTTYGLVMEVMFECGKYNLVHEFFRKMDKSCIPNALTYRVLVNTLWKEDRIDEAVSVVQVMEKRGIVGSSALYYDLARCLCSAGRCQEALMQIEKICKVANKPLVVTYTGLIQACLDSGNIENGAYIFNQMQKYCSPNLVTCNIMLKAYLDHGLFDEAKELFQKMSKDANENSSKCNDLNGVVADSYTFNIMLDACVQRNRWDEFEHVYRRMLRHGFHFNAKRHLRMILDAARAGKGELLETTWEEMDRAERTPPLPLIKERFCMKLEKNDYASAVSCITIHPASELQALSKSVWLNLYKDNASRFQQETIIGLVEAVDMIIGKSESPNPVLDNLLASSKQILRTGLV
- the LOC107931850 gene encoding pentatricopeptide repeat-containing protein At1g30610, chloroplastic isoform X2 — encoded protein: MVMVSAQNRMGIFSFESNRIYTSVSSPKPFPASGFFSCWRPTSRVALWSKNPSKKKRKFALRVVNSGGGVLEKEFEFKPSFDEYLKTMESVREKKQSFKSNRGKSSRNFGENENMSKIEHNDVKMKSEGAVRARSKKALLVKSEDDDVKALRDNPQVSRIQTEERTKESAKLRKCDSNSESYEDNVNLIKFGGFSKEVKMSKVFKYNEVNSKNEGIRRTRSRKGFVEEGEDDDLKIERTAFKNFEESNDIVNKPRVSKMEMEERIQKLAKSLNGADIDMPEWMFSKMMRSAKIKFSDYCILRVIQVLGKLGNWRRVLQVIEWLEVRERFKSHRLRHIYTTALDVLGKARRPVEALNLFRSMQQQMASYPDIVAYHSIAVTLGQAGHMTELFDVIDSMRSPPKKKFKTGPLGKWDPRLEPDIVVYNAVLNACARRKQWEGAFWVLQQLKQQHLLPSTTTYGLVMEVMFECGKYNLVHEFFRKMDKSCIPNALTYRVLVNTLWKEDRIDEAVSVVQVMEKRGIVGSSALYYDLARCLCSAGRCQEALMQIEKICKVANKPLVVTYTGLIQACLDSGNIENGAYIFNQMQKYCSPNLVTCNIMLKAYLDHGLFDEAKELFQKMSKDANENSSKCNDLNGVVADSYTFNIMLDACVQRNRWDEFEHVYRRMLRHGFHFNAKRHLRMILDAARAGKGELLETTWEEMDRAERTPPLPLIKERFCMKLEKNDYASAVSCITIHPASELQALSKSVWLNLYKDNASRFQQETIIGLVEAVDMIIGKSESPNPVLDNLLASSKQILRTGLV
- the LOC107931751 gene encoding transcription termination factor MTERF15, mitochondrial, which gives rise to MVISSLTKASLFYRLSSTQYFSTVSPKISQFRNQISLANLLRRYGFPPTQLHSFLAKNQFLLNRSNVHDIQNSLNILLSFKIPQPSFISLLFDCPAVLDSNFLKKWQIGISKFGNLGISPVGICNVLALSRRFRIDPDLFLNRVGVLKDLGFNGGVLTRVLERFPRIIMMKEDDLCEKIGFLEGIGISRYGIERVFHLFPEVLGFDVENRLKPLLDEFLELGFSENMIRDEIIKDSRVLSMELGEMSRCLGLLKTLKCRAPIKDKIFSEGEFRAGFEVKLRVDCLCKQGLIHREAFKILWKEPRLILYEVEEIEKKIDFLVNTMNYKVGCLVEVPEYLGANFDKQILPRYNVVEYLRSQGALEFDVGLKSLIKPSRLRFYNLYVKPYPECEKMFGRFAEGAAIQGRHPVGMWKLFKPQKYAESKEDVNNTKSFMEPLV